The Clostridium septicum genome contains a region encoding:
- a CDS encoding DegV family protein: protein MQKIKIVTDSCLDIPQEMIKKNNIEVLPVLINFGEESYIDMEEINPKEMQERIEKENILPTTSQVTPSRFEECFRKNLEEGYKVIAIIMSSNMSGTYQSACLAKNMVESDDIVIIDTQTITSGQGLLVLKACKLRDEGLSLEEIEKEILNTIPKVKSSLAFESLENLVRGGRISKAAGAIGTALGLRIILEVKDGIMSVKDKVRGSKKAFKKIISDYEAANVDPNEPVMLLQCENPELYAVLKEYLTSNNIKHIDTEVGCAVGIHSGPKAGGLFFITK, encoded by the coding sequence ATGCAAAAAATAAAAATTGTTACAGATAGTTGTTTAGATATTCCACAAGAAATGATAAAGAAAAATAATATAGAGGTTTTACCAGTACTAATTAACTTTGGAGAAGAAAGTTATATAGATATGGAAGAAATAAACCCAAAAGAGATGCAAGAAAGAATAGAAAAGGAAAATATTTTACCAACTACATCTCAGGTAACGCCAAGTAGATTTGAAGAGTGTTTTAGAAAAAATTTAGAAGAAGGATATAAGGTTATAGCAATTATAATGTCTTCTAATATGAGTGGAACATATCAATCAGCATGTTTAGCAAAAAATATGGTAGAGTCAGATGATATAGTCATTATTGATACACAAACTATTACTTCAGGTCAAGGATTATTAGTTTTAAAGGCATGTAAATTAAGAGACGAAGGATTATCATTAGAAGAAATAGAAAAGGAAATATTAAATACTATTCCTAAAGTTAAAAGTTCATTAGCATTTGAATCTTTAGAGAACCTTGTTAGAGGCGGAAGAATATCAAAAGCAGCAGGAGCTATAGGAACTGCTTTAGGACTTAGAATTATATTAGAAGTTAAAGATGGTATAATGTCTGTAAAGGATAAGGTTAGAGGAAGTAAAAAGGCTTTCAAGAAAATAATTTCAGATTATGAAGCTGCAAATGTAGATCCAAATGAGCCTGTAATGTTACTTCAGTGTGAAAATCCAGAGCTTTATGCTGTTTTAAAAGAGTACTTAACTTCAAATAATATTAAACATATTGATACAGAAGTAGGATGCGCAGTTGGAATACATTCAGGTCCAAAGGCAGGAGGATTATTTTTTATAACTAAATAG
- a CDS encoding glycoside hydrolase family 2 TIM barrel-domain containing protein, protein MIKRNKKMISLIMATTLFIVATEGALWGTGKYVGALTSWGSEWNNNPDVFQVNREEAHSTFVSYKDSSTALKYEQMPISQRGIRVNSDYHMLLNGQWDFNIVDKPDLRPTELTENGFDTEEWTNIRVPSNWQTEGFDYPIYTNTTMPWTGRENPPQGGAPVQYNPVGTYQRKFDLPEGWNTERRVYVSFQGVESAFYLWINGERVGYSEDSYTAKDFDITNYLKDGENTISVQVFRWSDASWVEDQDFIRLSGIFRDVAIYSTPEVRIRDFGVVSNLDEKYENATLDIEVDLSNYLKNNDEYTVEAMLYDGEYNKVFEEPVISTTDFSSSSKLNKDAKRKVLNMSKEIQNPRKWSAEDPYIYTLILTLKDKSGNEMEAVSTKVGFKKMEIKDRQILINGQPIYFKGANRHETDPTDGRAVSVESMIEDIKIMKSHNINSVRTSHYPNNPAWLELCDEYGLYVVDEANIESHAARLAGDHIPGNKPQWYEMCLDRIKSMVKRDKNHASVVMWSLGNEAGAGSGFIRLADWIRENEPTRPIHYEGDYNSETRASDVYSMMYSSPSTLASYNTRSKPVILCEYAHAMGNSIGDLNSYMETFEKYDNLQGGFIWDFVDQGLYKNIEEKFTIVDSSKNNFNAEVKEGGKVEGKQGNALRGYAVLPNDERLNVTGKGLTVEATVKPEELSTGHNVFVSKGDNQFALKESANYEGSGKRGLEFFIYDSSIPGSYTQWVSASTTDLPDNWEGNWHDIAGTFDGENVRLYIDGEEVAVNAKTASISSSNYAVAIGGDTQENRRSNSAIDNVRIYNKALSKEELNDKGRQPDDNTVLWMDFENWKSTKPEGVDRFIAYGGDWGDNPNDNNFCANGLVNADRTIKPQLIDVKYHYQDIEIRDLDIKNGKITIENESLFTNINKYNGAWELVKDGKVIQNGELNVDIEPLATKEIIVPFTMPEEIDRGSEYFINIKFTEKEATKWSEVGHEVAKQQIKVNLTEESKDVLDTSNMDNLQVEETDSNLKVNGTGFELNFDKNTGNISSFKNNGKELLSSPIEPDFWRAPNDNDRENGMPNRTATWEKAGKNRSVSNVAIEKGEKVIKIEIESTLPTTTESEYKNIIKIYGSGDVVITSELKPGSTSLPEIPAIGMEFNMPSEFENLKWFGRGPYENYWDRNMSTDVGIYESTVDDQYFDYIEPQQMGNKTDVRWLTLTNNEGVGLMVSGDDLVETSALHYTEEELGTKAHPYELVRQDEVNVNINYKQMGLGGDDSWGARPHEEFQLKPNKDYTYRMRMRPIDIKSQNPMEINKLALPFELKENQEISIDGIKGHKPILPNKIEVETTDGILKEVSFKWNEINESDYNTVGTFTVEGTITGTTNTVTATITIKELEEVSPNISAKLGERVFLPKEIDVKYSDGNKVTVPVVWNEVEDSIFQIAGIHKVPGKFTLFGIDFDVTAKLNVADGDYASDIDWKSATVGWSTIKKDKSIDGNPLRLILGNKVETFKKGLGTHTDSTIIYDVTGKDYKYFQTYMGNDQEMSGANSDGINFLVYVDEELVYESGKMMPDTPAKFINIDIEGKREVKLVADKIGHNGSDHSDWADAMFIKKAEEIVDENIGDFNENGVLDIGDVALISKNYGKKATDNDWNNVKKFDINKDGIINETDVNILTDKMLNN, encoded by the coding sequence TTGATAAAAAGAAATAAAAAAATGATTTCGTTAATTATGGCCACGACACTTTTTATTGTAGCAACAGAAGGAGCATTATGGGGAACTGGAAAGTATGTAGGAGCATTAACATCCTGGGGATCAGAGTGGAATAATAATCCAGATGTTTTTCAGGTAAATAGAGAAGAGGCACATTCAACTTTTGTATCATACAAAGATAGTTCTACAGCATTAAAATATGAACAAATGCCTATTAGCCAAAGAGGAATAAGAGTAAATTCAGATTACCATATGTTACTAAATGGTCAATGGGATTTTAATATAGTTGATAAACCAGATTTACGACCTACTGAACTGACAGAAAACGGTTTCGACACAGAGGAATGGACTAATATAAGAGTTCCAAGTAATTGGCAAACGGAAGGATTTGATTACCCAATATATACAAATACAACAATGCCATGGACTGGAAGAGAAAATCCGCCGCAAGGAGGAGCACCAGTTCAATATAATCCAGTAGGAACATATCAAAGAAAGTTTGATTTGCCAGAAGGATGGAATACTGAAAGAAGAGTATATGTATCTTTCCAAGGTGTAGAATCTGCATTTTATCTTTGGATAAATGGAGAGAGAGTTGGGTATTCAGAAGATAGCTATACAGCTAAAGATTTTGATATAACAAATTATTTAAAAGACGGGGAAAATACTATTTCAGTACAAGTATTTAGATGGTCAGATGCAAGTTGGGTAGAAGATCAAGATTTTATAAGATTAAGCGGTATTTTTAGAGATGTTGCCATTTATTCTACTCCAGAAGTTCGTATAAGAGATTTTGGAGTAGTTTCAAATTTAGATGAAAAGTATGAAAATGCAACTTTAGATATAGAAGTAGATTTATCAAATTACTTAAAAAATAATGATGAATATACAGTAGAAGCAATGCTTTATGATGGAGAATATAATAAAGTATTTGAAGAACCAGTTATATCAACTACTGATTTTTCAAGTTCAAGTAAATTAAATAAAGATGCAAAACGAAAAGTTTTAAATATGAGTAAAGAAATACAAAATCCAAGAAAGTGGTCTGCAGAAGATCCATATATTTATACATTAATTTTAACTTTAAAAGATAAATCAGGAAATGAAATGGAAGCAGTAAGCACTAAAGTTGGATTTAAGAAAATGGAAATTAAAGATAGACAAATACTTATAAATGGACAACCTATATATTTTAAAGGTGCTAATAGACATGAAACAGACCCAACTGATGGTAGAGCTGTATCTGTGGAAAGTATGATTGAAGATATAAAAATAATGAAATCACATAATATAAACTCTGTTAGAACATCACATTACCCAAATAACCCGGCTTGGCTTGAATTATGTGATGAATATGGCTTATATGTTGTAGATGAAGCTAATATTGAATCACATGCAGCTAGATTAGCAGGAGATCATATACCAGGTAACAAACCACAGTGGTATGAAATGTGTTTAGATAGAATAAAGAGCATGGTTAAGAGGGACAAAAATCATGCATCGGTAGTTATGTGGTCTTTAGGAAACGAAGCAGGTGCAGGTTCTGGATTTATAAGGTTAGCAGATTGGATTAGAGAAAATGAACCAACAAGACCAATTCATTACGAAGGTGATTATAATTCAGAAACTAGAGCATCAGATGTATATAGTATGATGTATTCAAGTCCAAGTACATTAGCTTCATATAATACTAGAAGTAAACCAGTTATATTATGTGAGTATGCACATGCTATGGGTAATAGCATTGGAGATTTAAATAGTTATATGGAAACTTTTGAAAAATACGATAATCTTCAAGGTGGATTTATATGGGATTTTGTAGATCAAGGTTTATATAAAAATATAGAAGAGAAGTTTACTATTGTTGATTCAAGTAAAAATAACTTTAATGCAGAAGTTAAAGAGGGTGGAAAAGTAGAAGGAAAACAAGGAAATGCCTTAAGAGGGTATGCAGTTTTACCTAATGATGAAAGGTTAAATGTAACAGGGAAGGGATTAACTGTTGAAGCTACAGTTAAACCTGAAGAATTATCTACTGGACATAATGTATTTGTATCAAAAGGAGATAACCAATTTGCATTAAAAGAAAGTGCAAATTATGAAGGTTCAGGAAAAAGAGGATTAGAATTCTTTATATACGATTCTAGTATTCCAGGAAGTTACACTCAATGGGTATCTGCAAGTACAACAGATCTTCCAGATAATTGGGAAGGCAATTGGCATGATATAGCTGGAACCTTTGATGGGGAAAATGTAAGACTATATATAGATGGTGAAGAGGTTGCTGTTAATGCTAAAACTGCAAGTATAAGTTCATCTAACTATGCAGTGGCAATTGGTGGAGATACTCAAGAAAATAGAAGAAGTAATTCAGCCATAGATAATGTAAGAATATATAATAAAGCTTTATCAAAAGAGGAATTAAATGATAAAGGAAGGCAACCAGATGATAATACAGTTCTTTGGATGGATTTTGAAAATTGGAAATCAACTAAGCCAGAAGGTGTAGATAGATTTATTGCATATGGTGGAGACTGGGGAGATAATCCTAATGATAATAATTTCTGTGCTAATGGATTAGTTAATGCAGATAGAACAATAAAACCACAACTTATAGATGTGAAGTATCATTATCAAGATATTGAAATAAGAGATTTAGACATTAAAAATGGAAAAATAACTATTGAAAATGAAAGTTTATTCACTAATATAAATAAATATAATGGAGCATGGGAGCTAGTTAAAGATGGGAAAGTTATTCAAAATGGTGAATTAAATGTGGATATAGAACCTTTAGCTACTAAAGAAATTATAGTTCCATTTACAATGCCTGAAGAGATAGATAGAGGATCAGAATATTTTATTAATATAAAGTTCACAGAAAAAGAAGCTACAAAGTGGTCCGAAGTAGGTCATGAAGTAGCTAAGCAACAAATTAAAGTTAATTTAACTGAAGAATCTAAAGATGTATTAGATACTTCTAATATGGATAATTTACAAGTAGAAGAAACTGATTCTAATCTTAAAGTTAATGGAACTGGATTTGAGCTTAATTTTGATAAAAACACTGGAAATATAAGTTCATTTAAAAATAACGGTAAAGAACTTTTAAGTAGTCCTATTGAACCAGATTTTTGGAGAGCCCCTAATGATAACGATAGAGAAAATGGAATGCCAAATAGAACAGCTACTTGGGAAAAAGCTGGTAAAAATAGAAGTGTAAGTAATGTGGCTATAGAAAAGGGAGAAAAAGTTATAAAAATAGAAATAGAATCAACTTTACCAACAACAACAGAGTCAGAATATAAGAATATAATTAAAATCTATGGAAGTGGAGATGTAGTTATAACTTCAGAGTTAAAACCAGGATCTACATCATTACCAGAAATTCCGGCAATAGGAATGGAATTTAATATGCCTTCGGAGTTTGAAAATTTAAAATGGTTTGGCAGAGGACCATATGAAAATTATTGGGATAGAAACATGAGCACTGACGTTGGCATATATGAAAGTACAGTTGATGATCAATATTTTGATTATATAGAACCACAACAAATGGGAAACAAAACAGATGTAAGATGGTTAACTTTAACTAATAATGAAGGTGTAGGGTTAATGGTATCAGGTGATGATTTAGTTGAAACATCAGCTCTTCATTATACAGAAGAGGAGCTTGGAACTAAAGCACATCCGTATGAGTTAGTTAGACAGGATGAAGTAAATGTTAATATAAATTATAAACAAATGGGACTTGGTGGAGATGATAGTTGGGGAGCAAGACCACATGAAGAATTCCAATTAAAACCAAATAAAGACTACACATATAGAATGAGAATGAGGCCTATAGATATAAAGAGTCAAAATCCAATGGAAATAAATAAATTAGCATTACCATTTGAATTAAAAGAAAATCAAGAAATTTCAATAGATGGTATTAAGGGACATAAGCCAATTTTACCAAATAAAATTGAAGTAGAAACAACAGATGGAATACTTAAAGAGGTTTCTTTTAAATGGAATGAAATTAATGAGTCAGATTATAATACAGTTGGAACATTTACTGTTGAAGGAACTATTACTGGAACTACAAATACAGTAACAGCAACAATAACAATTAAAGAATTGGAAGAAGTTTCACCTAATATAAGTGCTAAGTTAGGAGAAAGAGTATTCTTACCAAAGGAAATAGATGTTAAATACAGCGATGGAAATAAAGTCACTGTACCGGTGGTTTGGAATGAAGTAGAGGATTCTATATTCCAAATAGCAGGAATTCATAAGGTACCTGGTAAATTCACATTATTTGGTATAGATTTTGACGTAACAGCTAAGTTAAATGTGGCAGATGGAGATTATGCAAGTGATATAGATTGGAAGAGTGCTACAGTTGGTTGGTCAACTATAAAGAAGGATAAATCAATAGATGGTAATCCACTAAGATTAATATTAGGAAATAAAGTTGAAACATTTAAAAAAGGATTAGGAACTCACACTGATTCTACAATAATTTATGATGTTACGGGAAAAGATTATAAATATTTCCAAACTTATATGGGTAACGATCAGGAAATGTCAGGGGCAAATAGTGATGGTATTAATTTCTTAGTTTATGTAGATGAAGAACTTGTTTATGAAAGTGGTAAAATGATGCCAGATACTCCAGCTAAATTTATAAATATTGATATTGAAGGAAAGAGAGAAGTTAAGTTAGTTGCCGATAAAATTGGTCATAATGGAAGTGATCATTCTGATTGGGCAGATGCAATGTTTATTAAAAAGGCTGAAGAAATAGTTGATGAAAATATAGGTGACTTTAATGAAAATGGTGTATTAGATATTGGAGATGTAGCATTAATATCTAAAAACTATGGAAAAAAAGCTACTGATAATGATTGGAACAATGTAAAGAAATTTGATATAAACAAAGATGGAATAATAAATGAAACAGATGTAAATATTTTGACAGATAAAATGCTAAATAATTAA
- a CDS encoding Cof-type HAD-IIB family hydrolase, whose amino-acid sequence MKYKMICIDMDGTLLGKGREISEENKKIIKEAHDEGAEIVVTTGRIYNNAAYFSNILGVKSPVIAANGAIIREKHDSKIIYKNTIPIEVCIRLVKLLYKNKMHFHFYTTDSIYCSNNLIKLGTEIFMTKQIGYDSLKINYHVEKTLKGWEELFNRLGDNITKCIAFSTNKKKIKNFKEELNKVDEVVYFGSGSFSIEINHKGVSKGNAVQELAKYYGFNKDEIMCIGDNENDLSMIQYAGLGIAMGNAIDAVKKAADYITDTNKRHGVGKAIKKFVLKK is encoded by the coding sequence ATGAAATATAAGATGATTTGCATAGATATGGATGGAACTTTACTAGGAAAAGGTAGAGAGATATCAGAAGAAAATAAAAAAATTATAAAAGAAGCTCATGATGAAGGAGCTGAGATTGTAGTAACTACAGGAAGAATATATAATAATGCAGCTTATTTCTCTAATATTTTAGGTGTTAAATCTCCAGTAATAGCAGCAAATGGAGCCATAATAAGAGAAAAGCATGATAGTAAAATAATATATAAAAATACCATTCCTATAGAGGTCTGTATAAGGCTGGTAAAATTACTTTATAAAAACAAGATGCATTTTCATTTTTATACTACAGATAGTATATATTGCAGTAATAATTTAATTAAATTAGGAACAGAAATTTTTATGACTAAGCAAATAGGTTACGATAGCCTTAAAATAAATTACCATGTAGAAAAGACTTTAAAAGGATGGGAAGAGTTATTTAATAGATTAGGAGATAATATAACTAAATGCATAGCATTTTCAACTAATAAGAAAAAAATAAAGAATTTTAAAGAAGAATTGAATAAGGTAGATGAAGTTGTATATTTTGGCTCAGGAAGTTTTAGCATAGAAATTAATCATAAAGGTGTTTCAAAAGGAAATGCAGTACAAGAGTTAGCAAAGTATTATGGATTTAATAAAGATGAAATTATGTGTATAGGGGATAACGAAAATGATTTATCGATGATACAATATGCAGGTCTTGGAATTGCAATGGGAAATGCAATAGATGCAGTTAAAAAAGCAGCGGATTATATAACAGATACAAATAAAAGGCATGGGGTAGGTAAAGCTATAAAAAAATTTGTTTTAAAGAAATAA
- a CDS encoding tRNA (cytidine(34)-2'-O)-methyltransferase, which yields MNLNIVLYQPEIPQNTGNIARTCVLTNSTLHLIKPMSFSIDDKHVKRAGLDYWKDLKLEIHESYEDFMKKYGNERIFLATTHGGVHYDEASFQQGDFIMFGRESSGVPEDVHNKHNGIRVPMIKSSTRSLNISNTVAIVAYEALRQIGFPEMK from the coding sequence TTGAATTTAAATATAGTATTATATCAACCTGAAATTCCTCAAAATACAGGAAATATAGCAAGAACATGTGTTTTAACAAATTCAACATTACATTTAATAAAACCTATGAGTTTTAGTATAGATGATAAGCATGTAAAAAGAGCAGGACTTGATTATTGGAAAGATTTAAAATTAGAAATTCATGAAAGTTATGAAGATTTTATGAAAAAATACGGTAATGAAAGAATATTTCTAGCTACTACTCATGGAGGAGTACATTATGATGAAGCTTCATTCCAACAGGGTGATTTTATCATGTTTGGTAGAGAATCTTCAGGTGTTCCAGAAGATGTTCATAACAAACATAATGGAATAAGAGTACCTATGATTAAAAGTAGTACTAGAAGTTTAAACATATCAAATACAGTTGCAATTGTAGCATACGAAGCTTTAAGACAAATTGGTTTTCCAGAAATGAAATAG
- the splB gene encoding spore photoproduct lyase → MFIPDKVVFDEKALKYQLGIELLNRFKKENIEVQINKSGRVIGSNKETDREKYFNGKRTLVVGVKGDTKFQSCKPSAHYQLPLVSGCMGMCEYCYLNTQLGKRPYIKVYVDIDEILNKAFKYAEERLPEVTVFEGSATSDPIPVEDYTHGLKKAIEAFGANENTRFRFVSKFKEVDEFLKLNHNGHTTIRFSINTNEIIRKYEHGTDSIDERIEAAKKIKKAGYKLGFIIAPVFMYDGWKEEYGELLEKIKNEFRGEKVEFEVISHRFTERAKNNILSIYPNSTLPMDVNDRKFKFGQFGYGKYVYKNEELQEMKEFFKKSLVGAFDEKNIKYII, encoded by the coding sequence ATGTTTATACCAGATAAAGTAGTTTTTGACGAAAAAGCTTTAAAATATCAACTAGGAATAGAATTACTTAATAGATTTAAAAAAGAAAATATAGAAGTACAAATAAATAAAAGTGGTAGAGTTATTGGAAGCAATAAAGAAACAGATAGAGAAAAATATTTTAATGGCAAAAGGACTTTAGTTGTAGGCGTAAAAGGAGATACAAAATTTCAAAGTTGCAAGCCATCAGCACATTATCAGTTACCATTAGTAAGTGGATGTATGGGGATGTGTGAATATTGCTATTTAAATACACAATTAGGGAAGAGACCTTATATAAAAGTTTATGTTGATATTGATGAAATATTAAATAAAGCTTTTAAGTATGCAGAAGAAAGATTACCGGAGGTAACAGTATTTGAGGGTTCTGCAACATCAGATCCTATACCAGTTGAAGATTATACACATGGATTAAAAAAAGCTATTGAGGCATTTGGAGCTAATGAAAATACTAGATTTAGATTTGTAAGTAAGTTTAAAGAGGTAGATGAGTTTTTAAAACTTAATCATAATGGACATACAACAATAAGGTTTAGCATAAATACAAATGAGATTATAAGAAAGTATGAACATGGAACAGATTCTATTGACGAAAGAATAGAAGCTGCTAAGAAAATAAAAAAAGCTGGATATAAGTTAGGATTTATAATAGCACCTGTTTTTATGTATGATGGATGGAAGGAAGAATATGGTGAGCTTTTAGAAAAAATAAAAAATGAATTTAGAGGGGAAAAAGTGGAATTTGAGGTTATATCTCATAGGTTTACAGAAAGAGCTAAAAATAATATATTATCAATATATCCAAATAGTACTCTACCAATGGATGTAAATGATAGAAAATTTAAGTTTGGTCAATTTGGGTATGGTAAGTATGTGTATAAAAATGAGGAACTTCAAGAGATGAAGGAATTCTTTAAAAAAAGTTTAGTTGGGGCTTTTGACGAGAAGAATATAAAGTATATAATATAA
- a CDS encoding VanW family protein has protein sequence MVDDRNKTEKRNYKNFISENKKSIYISLAIIITIITVGFIYIFSVKSEVESWQSKIYPNVTVHGVDIGGLTKEEANLKLKEELSSPIMDKILKVVVDDKEIDLKYSEVNPVYDVESITNEAFSLGKEGSLFEKKKLISKGINKELDAKITYDENELKKFEEKVKSEVNVNAKDATISINGGNISVDAEVAGKKINDDELHKKLVESINGNPSEEIQLKFTLEESQAKVKESDLKKITGKISFFTTSYTDTGDGRVTNMNIALKAVNGTVLMPGEEFSYNNLVGDTTPDKGYQKANTYIGNEIVPDYGGGICQVSTTLYRAVMGANLRSTERANHSLTVSYSEPGLDATVAYGVVDYKFVNTYDFPVYIEGYISDGTIGFNIYGNKEALGGKTYKLVNEVVEKYEPQVKYEDNPSLKEGEQRVKVNGMPGYKANSYQITYENGVEVKKEKISTDVYKTTDTIIERGTKKE, from the coding sequence TTGGTAGACGACAGAAATAAAACTGAGAAAAGGAATTATAAAAATTTTATATCAGAAAATAAAAAATCTATTTATATATCTTTAGCAATTATTATAACAATAATAACAGTGGGATTTATATACATATTTTCTGTTAAAAGCGAAGTAGAGTCATGGCAAAGTAAAATATATCCTAATGTTACTGTACATGGTGTAGATATTGGAGGTTTAACAAAAGAAGAAGCAAATTTAAAGTTAAAAGAAGAATTATCATCTCCAATAATGGATAAAATACTTAAAGTAGTAGTAGATGATAAAGAGATAGATTTAAAATATTCAGAGGTAAATCCAGTATATGATGTGGAATCCATAACAAATGAAGCTTTTTCTTTAGGAAAAGAAGGAAGTCTTTTCGAAAAGAAAAAATTAATAAGTAAAGGCATAAATAAAGAGCTAGATGCTAAAATAACTTATGATGAAAATGAATTAAAAAAATTCGAGGAAAAAGTTAAATCAGAAGTTAATGTTAATGCAAAAGACGCAACTATATCAATAAATGGTGGAAATATATCAGTAGATGCAGAGGTAGCTGGTAAAAAGATAAATGATGATGAGCTACATAAAAAATTAGTTGAAAGCATAAATGGAAATCCATCTGAAGAAATACAGTTAAAATTCACATTAGAAGAATCACAAGCAAAGGTTAAGGAATCAGATCTTAAAAAGATAACAGGAAAAATAAGTTTTTTTACAACATCTTATACAGATACAGGTGATGGAAGAGTTACAAATATGAATATAGCCTTAAAAGCTGTTAATGGAACAGTTTTAATGCCAGGTGAAGAATTTAGTTACAATAATTTAGTTGGAGATACAACTCCGGACAAGGGTTATCAAAAAGCTAACACATATATAGGAAATGAAATTGTTCCTGATTATGGTGGAGGTATATGTCAAGTTTCAACTACACTATATAGAGCAGTAATGGGAGCAAATTTAAGATCTACAGAAAGAGCTAATCATTCATTAACAGTTTCGTACTCAGAGCCAGGTTTAGATGCTACAGTAGCTTATGGGGTAGTTGATTATAAGTTTGTTAACACATACGACTTTCCAGTATATATAGAAGGATATATTAGTGATGGAACAATTGGATTTAATATTTATGGTAATAAAGAAGCTTTAGGTGGGAAAACTTATAAATTAGTAAATGAAGTAGTTGAAAAATATGAACCACAAGTTAAATATGAAGATAATCCATCACTAAAAGAAGGAGAACAAAGAGTTAAGGTTAATGGTATGCCAGGATATAAGGCAAACTCTTACCAAATTACTTATGAAAATGGTGTAGAGGTAAAAAAAGAAAAAATATCTACCGATGTTTATAAAACAACGGATACTATAATTGAAAGAGGAACTAAAAAGGAATAA
- a CDS encoding glycoside hydrolase family 25 protein: MQNKNPNSLFGIDINEFTQGADFATLARTIDFLYLRSSGSGSGRFRVDKKFLEFARLSREYGIPVGAYHFGVPSYDLTTADSQCDDFIGILQDGFGNKNYGDLFPVLDVEAPTDKTISTKALIDWIDRFRKRFEKKTRRRLMLYTGLFFIDLYNNFTLPGGAQPLKNMPLWIAMYTKVPSNPAYPPDAGGWTKWRIWQYSEDQKVNGVQNPVDANWGPDNIALLMQPMNVRNFKAVKVGNNIKISWRKNTDVDLLGYNLFANGYWIGTVDKTDTNFEVSTRNLPFTPKGPITISIEAFDYDGETSPQRSKVTV; this comes from the coding sequence ATGCAAAATAAAAATCCTAATAGCCTTTTTGGAATAGACATAAACGAATTTACACAAGGAGCTGATTTTGCAACATTAGCTAGAACTATAGATTTTTTATATCTTAGATCGTCAGGCTCAGGATCAGGAAGGTTTAGAGTAGATAAAAAGTTCTTAGAGTTTGCAAGGTTATCAAGGGAATATGGAATTCCAGTTGGAGCATATCATTTTGGAGTACCATCTTATGATTTAACTACAGCAGATTCTCAATGTGATGATTTTATAGGTATACTTCAAGATGGATTTGGTAATAAGAATTATGGAGATTTATTTCCAGTATTAGATGTAGAAGCACCAACAGATAAAACAATTAGCACAAAAGCATTAATAGATTGGATAGACAGGTTTAGGAAGAGATTTGAAAAGAAAACAAGAAGAAGATTAATGTTATATACAGGTTTATTTTTTATAGACCTATATAATAATTTTACTTTGCCGGGAGGGGCTCAACCTTTGAAAAATATGCCATTATGGATAGCTATGTATACAAAGGTACCAAGTAATCCAGCTTATCCACCAGATGCAGGAGGATGGACCAAGTGGAGAATATGGCAATATAGTGAAGATCAAAAAGTTAATGGAGTACAAAACCCAGTAGATGCAAATTGGGGACCTGATAATATAGCATTATTAATGCAACCTATGAATGTTAGGAATTTTAAGGCTGTCAAGGTAGGAAATAATATAAAAATATCTTGGAGAAAAAATACTGATGTTGATTTATTAGGATATAATTTATTTGCAAATGGATATTGGATAGGTACAGTAGATAAAACAGATACAAACTTTGAAGTTAGTACAAGAAATCTACCATTTACACCAAAGGGACCTATAACAATTAGCATAGAGGCATTTGACTATGACGGAGAAACCTCACCACAGAGAAGTAAAGTAACTGTTTAA